The proteins below come from a single Aphanothece sacrum FPU1 genomic window:
- a CDS encoding DUF262 domain-containing protein: protein MKLTNDIRSNAMNLLEDVTKKTKEFHTDNYPMSIGEIISLYKDGEMIINPDFQRYFRWTIDQKSRFVESILLGIPIPSIFVYQREEDSIWELVDGLQRISTILEFVGELKDENGKLKPRLVLKGTKLLPSLKGVQWEKAENEDHNLPNPLRIDFKRAKMQVQIIKKESDKNAKFEVFDRLNTGGSFLSYQEVRNCLLIMLDKTLYIWLSELATNENFQNCISISDRLKEESYDMELVLKYLAISDINFEPKEFSKKEVNEYLTDYLTELCKSPSFDRDLEKRKFEKIFLLLSIATGDETFQKYSEDRFKGKFLDSAYEAITTGLKANIDAYSQTDTDIKILKNKIQSMWSENDFIDHIGTGSRARNRIPRMISFGKQHFGK from the coding sequence GTGAAATTAACCAATGATATTAGGTCAAATGCAATGAACTTATTAGAAGACGTTACAAAAAAAACAAAAGAATTTCATACAGATAATTATCCGATGTCCATTGGTGAAATTATTAGTCTTTATAAAGACGGCGAAATGATTATTAACCCTGATTTTCAGCGTTATTTTAGATGGACTATTGATCAAAAAAGTCGTTTTGTTGAGTCTATTTTACTCGGTATTCCCATTCCTTCAATTTTTGTTTATCAAAGAGAAGAAGATAGCATTTGGGAATTGGTTGATGGACTGCAAAGGATTTCGACAATTTTAGAATTTGTTGGGGAATTAAAAGATGAAAATGGCAAGTTAAAACCTCGTTTAGTTTTAAAAGGAACTAAATTATTACCTAGTTTAAAAGGCGTTCAGTGGGAAAAGGCGGAAAATGAAGATCATAATTTACCTAATCCTCTGAGAATTGACTTTAAACGAGCTAAAATGCAAGTCCAAATTATCAAAAAAGAATCCGATAAGAATGCAAAATTTGAGGTCTTTGATCGCTTAAATACAGGAGGTTCATTTTTATCTTATCAGGAAGTGCGTAATTGTTTATTAATTATGCTTGACAAAACTCTCTATATCTGGTTATCAGAACTAGCGACAAATGAAAATTTCCAAAATTGTATTTCAATTTCAGATCGATTAAAAGAAGAAAGTTATGATATGGAATTAGTGCTGAAATATTTAGCAATTTCGGATATTAATTTTGAACCGAAAGAATTTAGTAAAAAAGAAGTCAATGAATATTTAACTGATTATCTTACGGAGTTGTGTAAATCGCCATCATTTGACCGTGATCTTGAAAAAAGAAAATTTGAAAAAATCTTTTTATTGCTGAGTATAGCAACAGGTGATGAAACTTTTCAAAAGTATAGTGAAGATCGATTTAAAGGCAAATTTCTTGATTCAGCTTATGAAGCAATTACCACTGGATTAAAAGCGAATATAGATGCTTACTCTCAGACTGATACTGATATTAAAATACTCAAAAATAAAATTCAATCAATGTGGTCAGAAAATGATTTTATCGATCATATTGGTACAGGTTCAAGAGCAAGAAATCGAATCCCTCGTATGATTAGTTTCGGCAAACAACATTTTGGAAAATGA
- a CDS encoding MAE_28990/MAE_18760 family HEPN-like nuclease, with product MSKNNQTVGILQENLDDDLSWRIKELSLLKNKIPTQKGTEQNVLIKAGITLLYAHWEGFIKYSAECYLQFVSLQKLKYNELDYCFIALCSRKSINELLKTKKFELQQEIVKNLLDNLEERAKIPYEGIINTKSNLNFDVFRDICMIVGIDYKQYETKKNAIDEELLTIRNKIAHGKDLKKDYADFINIYEIVTILMRNIKDDILNAAITQRYKRLKINSSE from the coding sequence ATGAGTAAAAATAATCAAACAGTTGGTATTCTTCAAGAAAATTTAGATGATGATTTAAGCTGGAGAATCAAAGAGCTTAGTCTATTAAAAAATAAGATTCCTACACAGAAAGGAACTGAACAAAATGTATTAATTAAGGCAGGGATAACTTTATTATATGCTCATTGGGAAGGTTTTATTAAATATTCGGCTGAATGTTATTTACAATTCGTCTCTCTCCAAAAATTGAAATATAATGAACTTGATTACTGTTTTATTGCGCTTTGTTCTCGAAAATCAATTAATGAGTTATTAAAAACAAAGAAATTTGAATTACAACAAGAAATAGTCAAAAATTTATTAGATAATTTAGAGGAAAGAGCAAAAATTCCTTATGAGGGAATAATTAATACAAAATCTAATTTAAACTTTGACGTATTTCGTGATATTTGTATGATTGTTGGAATTGACTATAAGCAATATGAAACAAAAAAAAATGCCATTGATGAAGAACTTCTTACCATCAGAAATAAGATTGCTCATGGTAAAGATTTAAAGAAAGATTATGCAGATTTTATTAACATTTATGAAATCGTCACAATTTTAATGAGAAACATTAAAGATGATATTTTGAATGCAGCAATCACTCAACGATATAAAAGACTTAAAATTAATTCTTCTGAATGA
- a CDS encoding type II toxin-antitoxin system VapC family toxin: MMYLLDTDTLTHLHAGNTNVINRLETLQDEEIAITIITKIEILRGRIDYVLKAFSAKDLLKAQELYSRSETLINQLPVILIEQNAANQFERLQNISKLRKIGRADMLIASITLANQAILVTRNIRHFRQFPNLLVENWVD, from the coding sequence ATGATGTATCTTCTTGACACGGATACGTTAACCCATCTCCACGCAGGTAATACCAACGTTATTAATCGATTGGAAACCTTACAAGATGAGGAAATAGCCATTACCATTATTACCAAAATAGAAATTTTACGAGGACGGATAGATTATGTGCTTAAAGCCTTTTCAGCAAAGGATTTATTAAAAGCACAAGAACTTTATTCTCGTTCAGAAACCCTAATCAATCAACTTCCCGTAATTTTAATTGAGCAAAATGCTGCTAATCAATTTGAGCGTTTACAAAATATTTCTAAATTGCGAAAAATTGGTAGAGCAGATATGTTAATTGCTAGTATAACCTTAGCGAATCAAGCCATCCTAGTAACGAGAAATATACGACATTTTAGACAATTTCCTAATTTATTAGTAGAAAATTGGGTTGATTAA
- a CDS encoding DUF1257 domain-containing protein, whose product MSHFSTLRTKITDAEILKASLRDLGISVKTEADIRGYNGQRVRSDIVAVLDGEYDLGWSRNTEGSFDLIADLWGVAKKHNQTELINSINQKYAVNKTLAEVKQRGLQNANVKLVVQN is encoded by the coding sequence ATGTCTCACTTTAGCACTCTACGCACCAAAATTACAGATGCTGAAATTTTAAAAGCTTCTTTACGGGATCTCGGTATTTCTGTGAAGACTGAAGCTGATATACGGGGTTATAATGGTCAGCGCGTTCGGTCTGACATCGTAGCTGTTCTTGATGGCGAATATGATCTCGGCTGGTCTCGCAATACTGAGGGTAGTTTTGACCTGATTGCTGATCTTTGGGGTGTAGCTAAAAAACACAACCAAACCGAATTGATCAATTCTATCAACCAAAAATATGCGGTTAACAAGACCCTAGCTGAAGTCAAACAACGCGGTCTACAAAACGCTAATGTTAAGTTAGTAGTTCAGAACTAA
- the ycf46 gene encoding stress-responsive protein Ycf46, which translates to MKEELNILIQAQYPLIYLVTSEEERAEQAIFRIAQLTTQHRRVFLWTVTHGIIEYGQPRQATQHNTVSPEAAIQWVVGQREPGIFIFKDLHPFISSPPVTRWLRDAIAQFKGTEKTIILMSPLQDVPIELEKDVVVLDFPFPDLSELNQVLSQQLDITKTRRTTTEVREKLLKAALGLTKDEAEKVYRKAYVKAGRLTEEEVDIILSEKKQLIRRNGVLEYIEEDETIDAVGGLEELKRWLKQRSDAFTERAREYGLPQPKGMLILGVPGCGKSLIAKTTSRLWGLPLLRLDMGRVYDGSMVGRSEANLRNALKTAESISPAILFIDELDKAFAGGSGSADSDGGTSSRIFGSFLTWMQEKTSPVFVMATANRIERLPGEFLRKGRFDEIFFVDLPNPEEREAIFKIHLSKRRSEIARFDLEQLTKVSEGFSGAEIEQALIAAMYEAFAQDREFTQLDIIAAIKSTLPLSRTMTEQVTALRDWARQRARPASASVAEYQRLEF; encoded by the coding sequence ATGAAAGAAGAGCTAAATATCTTAATACAAGCTCAATACCCCTTAATTTACCTCGTTACATCTGAAGAGGAAAGGGCAGAGCAAGCAATTTTCAGAATTGCTCAACTGACAACTCAGCATCGGCGCGTGTTCCTTTGGACGGTGACTCATGGGATCATCGAATACGGTCAACCCAGACAAGCCACCCAACATAATACAGTCTCACCGGAGGCTGCCATTCAATGGGTTGTGGGCCAACGGGAACCGGGTATCTTTATCTTCAAAGACCTTCATCCCTTTATTAGTTCGCCCCCAGTGACTCGGTGGTTACGAGATGCGATCGCCCAATTCAAGGGAACAGAAAAGACCATCATTTTGATGTCTCCTTTACAAGACGTTCCCATTGAACTAGAGAAAGATGTAGTCGTACTTGACTTTCCTTTCCCTGACTTAAGCGAACTCAATCAAGTATTGTCTCAACAGCTTGACATTACCAAAACTCGTCGGACAACTACAGAAGTACGGGAAAAACTGCTCAAAGCTGCCCTGGGACTGACTAAGGATGAAGCCGAGAAAGTTTATCGCAAAGCTTATGTAAAAGCGGGTCGCCTGACAGAAGAAGAAGTAGACATTATTTTGTCTGAGAAAAAACAACTAATTCGTCGTAACGGTGTTCTCGAATATATAGAAGAAGACGAAACCATCGATGCGGTAGGCGGTTTAGAAGAATTAAAGAGATGGCTCAAACAACGCTCTGATGCCTTCACAGAGAGAGCGAGAGAATATGGCTTACCCCAACCCAAAGGGATGTTAATCTTAGGGGTTCCCGGTTGCGGAAAATCTCTGATTGCCAAAACCACCTCTCGTTTATGGGGACTGCCCCTACTACGTTTGGACATGGGAAGGGTTTATGATGGCTCAATGGTAGGACGTTCTGAAGCGAATCTACGTAATGCCTTAAAAACTGCGGAGTCCATTTCCCCAGCGATTTTGTTTATTGACGAACTTGACAAAGCTTTTGCCGGAGGAAGCGGTTCAGCCGACTCTGATGGAGGAACCTCTAGTCGTATCTTTGGTTCCTTCCTGACTTGGATGCAGGAAAAAACCTCTCCCGTGTTCGTGATGGCTACGGCTAACCGCATTGAACGTTTACCTGGGGAGTTCTTGCGTAAAGGGCGTTTTGACGAAATATTCTTTGTTGATCTTCCCAACCCCGAAGAACGGGAAGCAATTTTCAAGATTCACCTTAGCAAACGTCGCTCCGAAATTGCTCGCTTCGATCTTGAGCAACTAACTAAGGTTTCTGAAGGTTTTTCCGGTGCAGAGATAGAGCAAGCCTTAATCGCTGCGATGTATGAGGCGTTTGCTCAAGACAGGGAGTTTACGCAGCTTGATATTATTGCTGCCATTAAATCGACCCTACCCTTATCTCGTACCATGACTGAACAGGTAACAGCCCTACGGGACTGGGCGCGACAACGAGCGCGACCTGCTTCGGCCTCCGTTGCTGAATACCAGCGATTGGAGTTTTAA
- a CDS encoding type II toxin-antitoxin system RelE family toxin, with translation MLNRYRIRVGDYRIGIEIQTDKIEMMRVLHRREFYRYFP, from the coding sequence ATCCTAAATCGTTATCGTATTCGGGTTGGTGACTATCGTATCGGGATAGAAATACAAACAGATAAGATAGAAATGATGCGTGTTTTACATCGAAGGGAGTTTTATCGCTATTTCCCTTAA
- a CDS encoding chromosome partitioning protein ParB, which translates to MDFFLIDIDTINCPVPYSDVKDNEIIVNRLANIILESGGIVNPLFVKKIGFDSYELVYGDVEYYAALKASQLDPKKGEMIAAFIIENEQKEGIKKQIEFLRKSLSNIEPTVVCTASDNYNKLNSMHKDINQIHEKLEFLTDLNTAKGIKKLLTKQLETIISETENKTKQEAIQHLRKAQYELQQYQKNIEDEILELSKVNLVNTTYDELAQLMKQLGSSVSQINASWKAIEYWRKPDKELSWDNLKKSTVKSKYKIDGFAQGAYEKLRKVAYL; encoded by the coding sequence ATGGATTTTTTCTTAATAGATATTGATACTATCAATTGTCCTGTTCCTTACTCCGATGTTAAGGATAATGAGATTATTGTCAATAGGTTGGCTAATATCATCTTAGAATCTGGAGGCATTGTTAACCCTTTATTTGTCAAAAAAATAGGTTTTGATTCCTATGAATTAGTCTATGGGGATGTAGAATATTATGCGGCATTAAAAGCGAGTCAGCTAGATCCAAAAAAAGGAGAAATGATTGCTGCTTTTATCATTGAAAATGAGCAAAAAGAGGGAATAAAAAAACAGATTGAGTTTTTAAGAAAATCTTTATCAAACATAGAACCAACAGTAGTCTGTACAGCAAGCGATAATTATAACAAGTTAAATTCAATGCACAAAGACATTAATCAAATCCATGAGAAGCTAGAATTTCTTACGGATTTGAATACAGCAAAGGGCATTAAAAAGCTACTCACAAAACAACTTGAAACTATTATTTCCGAGACTGAAAATAAAACCAAACAAGAGGCAATACAACACCTGAGAAAAGCTCAATATGAACTGCAACAATATCAAAAGAACATTGAAGATGAAATCCTAGAATTAAGTAAAGTCAATTTGGTCAATACTACTTATGATGAATTAGCCCAACTGATGAAACAATTAGGAAGTAGTGTAAGTCAAATAAATGCTAGTTGGAAAGCCATTGAATATTGGAGAAAACCTGACAAAGAATTATCTTGGGATAATCTTAAAAAGTCCACAGTAAAGTCTAAATATAAAATAGATGGTTTTGCTCAAGGTGCTTATGAAAAACTAAGGAAAGTCGCTTATTTGTAA
- a CDS encoding AAA family ATPase, with amino-acid sequence MKFYPKSCRNEREVESKLIVQYLLPQLGYSPDNWHQEVCFGNIRLDFLTVAARNIKNFSLCVVIEAKHPKENLDHHVRRLGHYLAKIKSFYGVLTNGKEFRIYQRETDKLKLVFCCSGETIELNIAKINALIGKESLNSKLMPTHSLNLSQVSKLPTTESKTKSMKTIAIYHHKGGVGKTTVATNLAAAFSNQGKRVLLIDIDAQANTTFATGLIKFQFDDDDDLKDKNVFHLLESKVNTIFDIVKKSQGFNQKEIDVIPSHIMLIDKQNELEKYAASRSRLVKKLELVKEEYDIVIIDTPPAVDLYAEAALTASDYIIVPSDLKPFSNQGLRSVKKILETQINDNRETLGKPSVQIIGVLPSKISTNAQYLKYAFPKQRQVISERYNFPIMENMISERTALSHCINQTIELGDLEIPAPKSIFNYADNVSSANTSAAEFESLAIEVLEKIGG; translated from the coding sequence TTGAAATTCTATCCTAAATCCTGTCGTAATGAAAGGGAAGTTGAGAGTAAGCTAATTGTTCAATATTTACTGCCGCAATTAGGTTATTCTCCTGATAACTGGCATCAAGAGGTTTGTTTTGGGAATATTCGCTTAGATTTTCTAACAGTGGCAGCTAGAAACATCAAAAATTTTTCTTTATGCGTCGTCATTGAAGCGAAACATCCCAAAGAAAATTTAGATCATCATGTTCGTCGTCTTGGACATTATTTAGCTAAAATCAAAAGTTTTTATGGCGTTTTAACCAATGGGAAAGAATTCAGGATTTATCAACGAGAAACAGACAAATTAAAATTAGTCTTTTGTTGTTCTGGAGAAACTATTGAATTAAATATTGCCAAAATTAATGCTTTAATTGGTAAGGAGAGTTTAAATTCTAAATTAATGCCTACTCATTCTCTTAATCTTTCTCAAGTTTCTAAATTACCTACTACGGAGTCAAAAACAAAATCGATGAAAACTATAGCTATTTACCATCATAAAGGTGGTGTAGGAAAAACTACAGTTGCCACTAATCTCGCGGCAGCTTTTAGTAATCAAGGAAAACGAGTTTTATTGATTGATATTGATGCTCAAGCGAATACAACTTTTGCCACTGGATTAATTAAATTTCAGTTTGATGATGATGATGATCTCAAAGATAAAAATGTTTTTCATTTACTTGAAAGTAAGGTTAATACTATTTTTGATATAGTGAAAAAATCTCAAGGATTTAATCAAAAAGAGATTGATGTTATACCGTCTCATATTATGTTAATTGATAAGCAAAATGAGTTGGAAAAATATGCAGCTAGTCGTTCTAGATTGGTGAAAAAATTAGAATTAGTTAAGGAAGAATATGATATTGTTATTATTGATACTCCTCCTGCTGTAGACTTATATGCAGAAGCAGCATTAACGGCTTCTGATTATATTATTGTTCCTTCTGATTTAAAGCCATTTTCTAATCAGGGGTTAAGAAGTGTTAAAAAAATTTTGGAAACACAAATAAATGATAATAGGGAAACTTTAGGTAAGCCATCCGTACAAATAATAGGGGTTCTTCCTTCTAAAATTTCTACCAATGCTCAATACCTTAAATACGCATTTCCTAAGCAAAGACAAGTGATTTCTGAGCGTTATAATTTTCCTATTATGGAAAATATGATTTCTGAAAGAACTGCTTTATCTCATTGTATTAATCAGACGATAGAATTGGGTGATTTAGAAATACCAGCACCTAAATCTATTTTTAATTATGCAGATAATGTTTCTTCTGCTAATACATCTGCTGCTGAATTTGAATCATTAGCTATTGAAGTTTTGGAAAAAATAGGAGGTTAA
- a CDS encoding papain fold toxin domain-containing protein, producing the protein MVKLNDSQIYQEISKIVNQFELYQCYECAKAVMQWLTDNKIEGKVIELRTRYHDEDYIISDRIGNDQSITTNGKHYGVEVRGRVFDNLSVEGMTRENWLKDFHCQSEEFIITEVGE; encoded by the coding sequence GTGGTTAAGTTAAATGATTCCCAAATTTATCAAGAAATTAGCAAAATTGTCAATCAATTTGAGCTTTATCAGTGTTATGAATGTGCTAAGGCAGTAATGCAGTGGTTAACAGATAATAAAATTGAGGGGAAAGTAATCGAACTGAGAACACGCTATCATGATGAGGATTATATCATCAGCGATCGCATAGGGAATGATCAATCAATTACTACTAATGGAAAACACTATGGGGTAGAAGTTAGGGGACGAGTATTTGATAATCTATCTGTTGAAGGAATGACACGAGAAAATTGGTTAAAAGATTTTCATTGTCAAAGCGAAGAATTTATAATTACTGAAGTAGGAGAATAG
- the ilvD gene encoding dihydroxy-acid dehydratase, translating into MPENIRSRVVTQGSQRTPNRAMLRAVGFGDDDFTKPIVGVANGFSTITPCNIGINELAKRAEIGIKNAGGMPQMFGTITISDGISMGTEGMKYSLVSRDVIADSIETACNGQSMDGVIAIGGCDKNMPGAMIAMARMNIPAIFVYGGTIKPGHFQGEDLTVVSAFEAVGKHSAGKIDDETLLGIERNACPGAGSCGGMFTANTMSSAFEAMGMSLPYSSTMAAEDVEKADSTEKSAFVLVNAIRNQILPSQILTRKAFENAISVIMAVGGSTNAVLHLLAIANTIGVELTLDDFETIRQRVPVLCDLKPSGRYVTVNLHQAGGIPQVMKMLLTHGLLHGDALTISGETIGEILADIPVEPPANQDVIRPWNNPVYKEGHLAILKGNLASEGAVAKISGVKKPKITGPARVFESEEECLEAILAKKINPGDVIIIRYEGPKGGPGMREMLAPTSAIIGAGLGDSVGLITDGRFSGGTYGLVVGHVAPEAYIGGTIGLVKEGDSITIDAQEKLLQLNVSEEELAQRSANWKAPEPRYKRGVLGKYVKLVSSSSLGAVTDLNLF; encoded by the coding sequence ATGCCAGAGAATATAAGAAGTCGTGTTGTCACCCAAGGAAGTCAACGAACCCCTAACCGTGCGATGTTACGCGCTGTGGGTTTCGGTGATGATGACTTTACTAAACCTATCGTCGGAGTTGCTAACGGGTTTAGTACGATTACTCCCTGTAATATCGGAATTAATGAGTTAGCAAAACGGGCCGAAATAGGAATCAAAAATGCGGGCGGAATGCCTCAAATGTTCGGTACAATTACCATTAGTGATGGCATTTCTATGGGAACAGAAGGGATGAAATATTCCCTAGTTTCACGAGATGTTATTGCTGACTCCATCGAAACCGCTTGTAATGGTCAAAGTATGGATGGAGTTATTGCTATTGGGGGATGTGATAAAAATATGCCAGGGGCTATGATAGCTATGGCAAGAATGAATATTCCTGCTATTTTTGTTTATGGGGGAACCATTAAACCGGGTCATTTTCAGGGTGAAGATTTAACGGTTGTTAGTGCTTTTGAAGCGGTAGGAAAACACAGCGCAGGTAAGATAGATGATGAGACATTATTAGGTATTGAACGTAATGCTTGTCCTGGGGCCGGTTCCTGTGGGGGAATGTTTACTGCTAATACTATGTCTTCCGCATTTGAAGCTATGGGAATGAGTTTACCTTATTCTTCAACTATGGCCGCAGAAGATGTAGAGAAAGCAGACAGTACAGAAAAATCTGCATTTGTCTTAGTTAATGCTATCCGTAATCAGATTTTACCAAGTCAAATTTTAACGCGCAAGGCCTTTGAAAATGCCATTTCTGTAATTATGGCGGTGGGTGGTTCTACTAATGCGGTATTGCATTTATTAGCCATAGCCAATACCATCGGTGTTGAGTTAACTTTAGATGATTTTGAAACCATTCGTCAACGGGTTCCCGTATTATGTGATTTGAAACCATCGGGACGTTATGTAACTGTTAATTTGCATCAAGCTGGTGGCATTCCCCAAGTCATGAAGATGCTGTTAACTCATGGGTTATTACATGGAGATGCTTTAACGATTTCGGGGGAAACTATAGGGGAAATTTTAGCAGATATTCCTGTTGAACCACCCGCGAATCAAGATGTCATTCGTCCTTGGAATAACCCTGTTTATAAAGAGGGACATTTAGCTATTTTAAAAGGTAATTTAGCTTCTGAAGGCGCGGTGGCTAAAATTAGTGGAGTTAAGAAACCTAAAATTACGGGGCCAGCGCGTGTTTTTGAATCTGAGGAAGAATGTTTAGAGGCCATTCTTGCTAAAAAAATTAATCCTGGAGATGTGATTATTATTCGTTATGAAGGGCCAAAAGGTGGGCCAGGAATGCGAGAAATGTTAGCACCAACTTCTGCTATTATTGGGGCAGGTTTAGGTGATTCTGTGGGGTTAATTACGGATGGTCGTTTCTCAGGTGGAACTTATGGTTTAGTAGTTGGTCATGTGGCCCCAGAAGCTTATATTGGGGGAACTATTGGATTAGTTAAAGAGGGAGATAGTATTACTATTGATGCTCAAGAAAAGCTGTTACAATTGAATGTTTCTGAGGAAGAATTAGCCCAACGTAGTGCTAATTGGAAAGCCCCTGAACCTCGATATAAAAGAGGAGTATTAGGGAAGTATGTGAAGTTAGTTTCTTCAAGTAGTTTAGGGGCAGTAACTGACTTAAATCTATTCTAA
- a CDS encoding Uma2 family endonuclease: MRQTATKPLSLAEFLDLPETTPGSEYIEGEIIQKPMPQGKHSILQRELSFALTLALKPKRTAQALPELRCTFGGRSVVPDVAVFRTERIPRDNDGQVANTFNLHPDWTIEILSPNQSQTKVIRNILHCLDNGSEMGWLLDPEESFIFVYRADKSVQLFENLDVVLPVPDFAEAVQLKVGEIFDWLKG; this comes from the coding sequence ATGAGACAAACAGCAACGAAACCGTTGTCATTGGCGGAATTTCTGGACTTACCAGAGACAACCCCTGGCAGTGAATATATTGAGGGGGAAATTATTCAGAAACCCATGCCTCAAGGAAAGCACAGCATCTTGCAACGGGAATTGAGTTTTGCCCTAACACTCGCCTTAAAGCCAAAGCGAACTGCCCAGGCATTACCAGAACTGCGGTGTACCTTTGGTGGACGCTCAGTTGTCCCTGATGTTGCTGTCTTTCGTACAGAGCGCATTCCTCGTGATAATGATGGACAAGTGGCTAATACCTTCAATCTACATCCAGATTGGACTATTGAGATATTATCCCCCAATCAGAGTCAAACCAAAGTTATTCGCAACATTCTCCATTGTCTCGACAACGGCAGTGAAATGGGATGGTTGTTAGACCCGGAGGAGTCCTTTATATTTGTCTATAGGGCGGATAAATCGGTGCAACTGTTTGAGAACTTAGATGTGGTGTTACCCGTGCCAGATTTTGCTGAAGCGGTGCAGCTTAAGGTGGGTGAAATATTTGATTGGTTGAAAGGGTAA